A DNA window from Streptomyces canus contains the following coding sequences:
- a CDS encoding tyrosine-type recombinase/integrase — protein MPETTTSLPATGRTRRHEYADKDLSFPSRFISGSLEAAPAVAATLPRPHGDLSTASAQSVAEVVRGIGEMSANTRSKRVQVTRTMLDYLSDFPGATWQERWDACPISPGGVNSSDLSQELGYGRDLNTGLRSLICLRVIQPSLRAFRSQTFPSFATPFHEAQNDPLLDAFHDRVQAHDMSWQHKRNALNDICALLAVQGVSLSDVTPAAMLHHGHESRRAAVALGLGEARKVVFPGIGAWNVLHAMGHFPPDTPTTLRAALTRGQLSVEDLIDRYPIRNQGIRQLLIDYCSRRMVETDYATLSHICYLLGSMFWRKVEQINPDQADLRLTSETYAAWRQAITVRDDGKPRRQQDDIIITVRSLYLDLHTWAAQEPERWAHWVVPCPIPPGELRGLGKRRRRHDERTADRTRQRQPLLPVLAEHVENRYDHARRLLEQATSTPDGVSFVLDGRTYRRTVTESDRKIARHETPPLKVTDEATGRLIHITTDEETAFWDWASIEVLRHSGIRIEELCELSHLSIRQYQRPSGEVVGLLVIAPSKTDRERVIPMSPELFHVIACLIRRHTRDGQPIPLVSRYDPHDKLWSTPLPFLFQRRIGANRGVIGTNTVLNMIRRRCEALGETHPGFRDLHFTPHDFRRIFATELVNSGLPIHIGAALLGHLNIQTTRGYVAVFDEDVIRHYVTHLDNRRKIRPSDEYRPASTEEWDEFTEHFDKRKVELGSCGRPYGTPCQHEHACIRCPMLHVNPKMLARLDELEKDLLARRDRAEREGWDGEIEGLNLTLALLRSKRDETQRMARRPAVDLGIPAHRRPKESERPCPCRHLEPTIDQRRMTLTPRSSKISRSSANSETSPSPVGTRSANRALASAEESQCKVNGAVAPQPPLRQSSRASRFQPKYPPGPLMASPIAQ, from the coding sequence GTGCCTGAGACCACGACCTCCCTGCCGGCCACGGGCCGCACGCGTCGACACGAGTACGCCGACAAGGATCTGAGCTTTCCCAGCCGCTTCATCTCCGGCTCTCTGGAAGCGGCACCCGCGGTCGCGGCCACGCTCCCGCGGCCCCACGGGGACCTGAGCACGGCGTCCGCGCAGAGCGTCGCTGAAGTCGTACGCGGCATCGGGGAGATGTCCGCCAACACTCGCAGCAAGCGGGTCCAGGTGACACGGACGATGCTCGACTACCTGAGCGACTTTCCGGGAGCCACCTGGCAAGAACGATGGGACGCCTGCCCGATCTCGCCCGGCGGCGTCAACTCCAGCGACCTCAGCCAGGAGCTCGGCTACGGCCGGGACCTGAACACCGGCCTGCGCTCCCTGATCTGCCTGCGGGTGATCCAGCCGTCCTTGAGGGCCTTCCGCAGCCAGACCTTCCCCAGCTTCGCCACTCCGTTCCACGAGGCACAGAACGACCCACTGCTCGACGCCTTCCACGACCGCGTCCAGGCACATGACATGTCCTGGCAGCACAAGCGCAACGCTCTCAACGACATCTGCGCCCTGCTCGCGGTCCAGGGCGTCTCACTGTCCGATGTCACCCCGGCGGCCATGCTGCACCACGGGCACGAGAGCCGACGCGCCGCAGTCGCTCTCGGGCTGGGCGAGGCCCGGAAGGTCGTCTTTCCTGGCATCGGCGCCTGGAACGTCCTGCACGCCATGGGGCACTTCCCGCCCGACACACCAACGACGCTGCGGGCAGCGCTCACCCGCGGCCAGCTCAGCGTCGAGGACTTGATCGATCGCTACCCGATCCGCAACCAGGGCATCCGCCAACTCCTGATCGACTACTGCAGCCGCCGCATGGTCGAGACCGACTACGCCACCTTGTCGCACATCTGCTACCTGCTGGGATCGATGTTCTGGCGCAAGGTCGAGCAGATCAACCCCGACCAAGCCGACCTGCGCCTCACCTCGGAGACCTATGCGGCCTGGCGCCAAGCAATCACCGTCCGGGACGACGGCAAGCCCCGCAGGCAACAGGACGACATCATCATCACCGTCCGCAGCCTCTACCTCGACCTGCACACCTGGGCCGCGCAGGAACCCGAACGATGGGCCCACTGGGTCGTCCCATGCCCCATCCCGCCCGGAGAACTACGAGGTCTGGGCAAGCGTCGGCGCCGCCATGATGAGCGCACTGCTGACCGAACCCGCCAGCGCCAGCCTCTTCTGCCGGTCCTCGCCGAGCACGTGGAGAACCGCTACGACCACGCCCGCAGGCTGCTGGAGCAGGCAACGAGCACACCTGACGGCGTCAGCTTCGTCCTGGACGGCAGGACCTACCGGCGGACCGTGACCGAGTCCGACCGAAAGATCGCACGCCACGAAACTCCGCCCCTCAAGGTCACCGACGAGGCAACCGGCCGGCTCATCCACATCACGACCGATGAGGAGACGGCGTTCTGGGACTGGGCCAGCATCGAGGTGCTGCGGCACTCCGGCATCCGCATCGAGGAGTTGTGCGAGCTCAGCCACCTCAGCATCCGGCAATACCAGCGCCCCAGCGGCGAAGTCGTCGGCCTGCTGGTCATCGCACCGTCCAAGACGGACCGCGAGCGCGTCATCCCCATGTCACCCGAGCTGTTCCACGTCATCGCCTGCCTCATCCGCCGCCACACCCGCGACGGACAACCGATCCCGCTGGTCAGCCGCTACGACCCGCACGACAAGCTCTGGAGCACCCCTTTGCCGTTTCTGTTCCAGCGCCGCATCGGAGCGAACCGCGGGGTGATCGGCACCAACACCGTCCTCAACATGATCCGGCGCCGCTGCGAGGCGCTCGGAGAGACGCACCCCGGCTTCCGGGACCTGCACTTCACCCCGCACGACTTCCGCCGGATCTTCGCCACCGAACTGGTCAACAGCGGACTGCCCATCCACATCGGAGCTGCCCTGCTCGGCCACCTCAACATCCAAACCACCCGCGGATACGTCGCGGTCTTCGACGAAGACGTCATCCGCCACTACGTCACCCACCTCGACAACCGACGCAAGATCCGCCCCAGCGACGAATACCGCCCCGCCAGCACCGAAGAGTGGGACGAATTCACCGAGCACTTCGACAAGCGCAAGGTCGAACTCGGCTCCTGCGGCCGCCCCTACGGAACCCCCTGCCAGCACGAACACGCCTGCATCCGCTGCCCGATGCTGCACGTCAACCCCAAGATGCTGGCCCGCCTCGACGAACTCGAGAAGGACCTCCTCGCCCGCCGGGACAGGGCCGAGCGGGAGGGCTGGGACGGTGAGATCGAAGGACTGAACCTCACCCTTGCCCTCCTCCGCTCCAAGCGCGACGAAACCCAGCGCATGGCACGCCGACCCGCTGTCGACCTCGGCATCCCTGCACACCGCCGTCCGAAGGAGTCGGAACGACCCTGCCCATGCCGGCACCTGGAACCGACCATCGATCAACGAAGGATGACGCTCACGCCCCGTTCCTCCAAGATCTCCAGGAGCAGCGCAAACAGCGAAACCTCGCCATCACCGGTGGGCACGCGCTCTGCCAACCGCGCCCTGGCCTCGGCCGAGGAATCCCAGTGCAAGGTGAACGGAGCGGTGGCGCCCCAGCCGCCTCTCAGACAGTCGTCCAGAGCATCAAGGTTCCAGCCGAAGTATCCGCCCGGCCCATTGATGGCCTCACCGATCGCGCAGTAG
- a CDS encoding tyrosine-type recombinase/integrase, whose product MDLRQELMEGRAVVPSAGAVVPAEGQHPPYIVVNGFSSEVEPVTAYLRNLALGDCSPLTGRSYAYGLLRWFRLLWLLGTAWEKATEAEVAVLAGWLRSARNPQRQRRSSQSSAAGAVNIRTGKASLGPGYAPRTINHALSVVSGFYEFHGHQGRGPVVNPVPASPQRRRVLGHRSPLEPAPVLGRARLRQKVADRPPRSIPDLLWDELFAAMGCERDRALLDFYVSSGARAEELLGVGLEDIDWSGQKIYVISKGTRAREAVPASPAAFLRLASYLDQRGTPPPGEPLWRTRHGQDRPLSYWAMRRVIQRANAKLGTNWSLHDMRHTAAYRMANGGTLKLEEVQAVLRHANIQTTNRYLTVRVEELFDVMAAHYAKPRTPTHYAVGYDPSDIAAVFGA is encoded by the coding sequence GTGGATCTCCGACAGGAACTGATGGAGGGACGTGCTGTCGTCCCCTCGGCCGGGGCAGTCGTCCCGGCCGAGGGGCAGCACCCTCCGTACATCGTCGTGAACGGCTTCAGCAGCGAAGTGGAGCCGGTGACCGCCTACTTGCGAAACCTGGCCCTGGGCGACTGCAGCCCACTGACCGGGCGGAGCTACGCCTACGGGCTCCTGCGCTGGTTCCGGCTGCTGTGGCTGCTGGGCACGGCATGGGAGAAGGCGACGGAGGCCGAAGTCGCGGTCCTTGCGGGGTGGCTGCGGTCGGCCCGCAATCCCCAGCGTCAGCGTCGCTCGTCCCAGAGCAGCGCGGCGGGAGCCGTGAATATCCGTACAGGTAAGGCGAGTCTCGGCCCTGGGTACGCGCCGCGAACGATCAACCATGCGTTGTCGGTCGTCAGCGGCTTCTACGAGTTCCACGGGCACCAGGGCCGAGGGCCGGTCGTGAACCCAGTGCCGGCCTCGCCGCAGCGTCGGCGGGTGCTCGGCCATCGCAGCCCCCTGGAACCGGCGCCCGTGCTGGGCAGGGCCCGGCTGCGGCAGAAGGTTGCCGACCGGCCGCCGCGGTCCATCCCAGATCTCCTTTGGGACGAGCTGTTCGCCGCCATGGGCTGCGAGCGCGACCGGGCTCTGCTCGACTTCTACGTCTCCAGCGGCGCAAGGGCGGAAGAGCTCCTCGGGGTGGGCCTGGAGGACATCGACTGGTCCGGCCAGAAGATCTACGTCATCTCCAAGGGCACCCGGGCCCGCGAGGCGGTGCCCGCTTCTCCGGCGGCGTTCCTCCGGCTGGCCAGCTACCTCGATCAGCGCGGAACTCCTCCCCCAGGCGAGCCTCTCTGGCGGACCCGGCACGGACAGGACAGGCCACTGAGCTACTGGGCGATGCGACGAGTTATCCAGCGGGCCAACGCCAAGCTCGGGACGAACTGGTCGCTGCACGACATGCGGCACACCGCCGCCTACCGCATGGCCAACGGCGGCACGCTCAAGCTGGAAGAGGTCCAGGCCGTCCTTCGGCACGCGAACATCCAAACCACCAACCGGTACCTGACCGTCCGCGTCGAAGAACTCTTCGACGTGATGGCCGCGCACTACGCCAAGCCGCGCACACCCACCCACTACGCGGTCGGCTACGACCCGTCCGACATCGCGGCGGTGTTCGGTGCCTGA
- a CDS encoding serine hydrolase domain-containing protein: protein MFSNTGPPACSNGHAVDRFVQIASLTKVVTGTALTRMATSGALALDDPVERWLPVAPGTGITLLHLARHTSGLPRLPPGRHSRRDPYATFNRAALDRLLPRLDTLATHPAGEIEEYSNLGYAVLGAALTAASGTTYEKLVTEYVLRPLGITEVTSNPDPGRRLPTPGLLGRARRPWKMGGAILPAGGLWATPRAAADLVVRLLVERRLGEPAPSWQTSGSLRWHNGATRHASLFAGAMDDGRWVLIHRLNAVPEDTDRVGIEILRGIWTAP, encoded by the coding sequence GTGTTCAGCAACACGGGCCCGCCGGCTTGCAGCAACGGTCACGCCGTCGACCGCTTCGTTCAGATCGCCTCGCTCACCAAAGTTGTCACGGGCACAGCGCTGACCCGTATGGCCACGTCCGGGGCGCTGGCGCTCGACGACCCCGTCGAGCGGTGGCTTCCCGTTGCCCCGGGCACAGGGATCACGCTTTTGCACCTGGCCCGGCATACCTCTGGCCTTCCCCGCCTGCCACCCGGTCGTCACTCCCGCCGTGACCCGTACGCAACGTTCAACCGCGCCGCGTTGGACCGGCTGCTGCCCCGACTCGACACGCTCGCCACGCACCCAGCTGGCGAGATAGAGGAGTACTCCAACCTTGGCTACGCAGTGCTCGGCGCGGCCCTGACCGCCGCCTCGGGGACGACGTACGAGAAGCTGGTGACCGAGTACGTCCTGCGGCCGCTCGGCATCACAGAGGTGACCTCCAACCCCGATCCTGGCCGACGTCTGCCGACCCCCGGGCTTCTCGGCCGCGCCCGCAGGCCGTGGAAGATGGGCGGCGCGATCTTGCCGGCGGGAGGCCTGTGGGCAACTCCCCGTGCGGCGGCCGACCTGGTGGTACGACTCTTGGTGGAGCGCCGACTGGGGGAGCCCGCGCCGAGCTGGCAGACGTCCGGCTCCTTGCGGTGGCACAACGGGGCGACACGCCACGCCTCCCTCTTCGCCGGAGCGATGGACGACGGTCGCTGGGTGCTGATCCACCGCCTGAACGCGGTACCGGAGGACACAGACCGAGTGGGTATCGAGATACTCCGGGGAATCTGGACTGCTCCGTAG
- a CDS encoding DUF2283 domain-containing protein, with product MADVRITYDKTVDAAYAYLTEPQARVKTARMYPRDPVDVDGMINLDFDEQGRLIGIEVLGASSKLPEYLLQSAERLDTEGA from the coding sequence TTGGCAGACGTCAGAATCACCTACGACAAGACCGTGGACGCAGCGTACGCATACCTCACCGAACCGCAGGCTCGCGTGAAAACCGCGCGCATGTATCCCCGCGATCCAGTGGACGTCGACGGCATGATCAACCTCGACTTCGACGAGCAGGGCCGCCTCATCGGCATCGAGGTGTTGGGGGCCAGTTCAAAGCTTCCCGAGTATCTGCTCCAGTCCGCGGAGCGACTGGACACCGAAGGTGCATAA
- a CDS encoding LPXTG cell wall anchor domain-containing protein, producing MINCRRMAGAVLTTVAAVVVAWLPATSAQSADGPVVHIKMRQDKIALPMPPSDDPPQVSWLLRNDGPGVAKDVTISMDLTDVKSWLTVNGKPADDVYTGPTLAEVAEGDTAGGIADINPKPDTPPGTTGTVIMKGTSSNGTVVSTSVQMTVGSAELTVNKLADRKGDKPGTTIGTPVIISNTGSVPADGVQLKVLTTRGLAYADRFSNCAYSTVNADPYGGPSEQALCTFDTVVEPGKSYRLDQPLDLEVTHQALYEFVRREALPLSGAKAPSGSGPKLSLVAAGAADTSGTKIGRQYVLADNSADMAAGGDTAEGAPGDLVHVNLSLSNEGPARMDNNFSDDQPALLFTVPTGTRAVEIPKWCSVWLPDVQMGNGEQTPGEPQYVCNPLETGFEVGDTRTFSFGLEIRDGADTTTGAAKATTAYDNTLEFDDNQANNTAPVTVEVEDADSATASASASPAATGDNGNDVKTRTVADAAVTGSLASTGSSSALPVAGAVGAGALLIGGALVFFVRRRKA from the coding sequence ATGATCAACTGCCGACGCATGGCGGGGGCCGTGCTGACCACCGTCGCGGCCGTCGTCGTCGCATGGCTGCCCGCGACATCGGCGCAGTCCGCGGACGGCCCGGTCGTGCACATCAAGATGCGCCAGGACAAGATCGCGTTGCCCATGCCACCGAGCGATGATCCGCCACAGGTGAGCTGGCTGCTCCGCAACGACGGGCCCGGTGTCGCGAAGGACGTCACCATCAGCATGGACCTGACCGACGTCAAAAGCTGGCTCACCGTCAACGGCAAGCCTGCTGACGACGTCTACACGGGGCCCACCCTCGCGGAGGTTGCCGAGGGCGATACCGCCGGCGGCATCGCGGACATCAACCCCAAGCCTGACACGCCGCCCGGCACCACCGGCACGGTGATCATGAAGGGCACGTCGTCCAACGGCACGGTGGTCTCCACCTCCGTCCAAATGACGGTGGGCTCCGCCGAGTTGACGGTGAACAAGTTGGCCGACCGCAAGGGCGACAAGCCGGGGACCACGATCGGGACGCCGGTCATCATCAGCAACACCGGTTCCGTGCCCGCCGACGGGGTCCAGCTGAAGGTGCTCACCACCCGAGGCCTCGCGTACGCCGACCGGTTCTCCAACTGCGCCTACTCCACGGTCAACGCAGACCCGTACGGCGGCCCCTCCGAGCAGGCGCTGTGCACCTTCGACACGGTCGTCGAGCCCGGCAAGAGCTACCGGCTGGACCAGCCGCTGGACCTGGAGGTGACCCACCAGGCCCTCTACGAGTTCGTCCGCCGCGAGGCCCTGCCCCTGTCGGGCGCCAAGGCGCCGTCGGGGAGCGGTCCGAAGCTCTCCCTGGTCGCCGCCGGAGCCGCGGACACCTCCGGCACGAAGATCGGCAGGCAGTACGTGCTGGCCGACAACTCCGCCGACATGGCCGCGGGCGGCGACACCGCCGAGGGCGCGCCGGGCGACCTGGTGCACGTGAACCTCTCGTTGAGCAACGAGGGCCCCGCCCGGATGGACAACAACTTCAGCGACGACCAGCCGGCGCTGCTGTTCACCGTCCCCACCGGCACCAGGGCCGTGGAGATCCCCAAGTGGTGCAGCGTGTGGCTCCCCGACGTGCAGATGGGCAACGGCGAGCAGACCCCCGGCGAGCCGCAGTACGTCTGCAACCCTCTGGAGACCGGGTTCGAGGTCGGGGACACCCGTACCTTCAGCTTCGGCCTCGAGATCCGTGACGGTGCCGACACCACCACCGGTGCGGCCAAGGCGACCACGGCGTACGACAACACCCTGGAGTTCGACGACAACCAGGCCAACAACACCGCGCCCGTCACCGTCGAGGTCGAGGACGCCGACAGCGCCACCGCCTCGGCCTCCGCGTCCCCCGCCGCCACGGGCGACAACGGCAACGACGTCAAGACCCGGACGGTCGCCGACGCGGCCGTGACCGGCTCGCTCGCCAGCACGGGCAGCAGCAGTGCGCTGCCCGTCGCCGGCGCGGTGGGCGCGGGCGCCCTGCTGATCGGTGGCGCGCTGGTGTTCTTCGTGCGGCGCAGGAAGGCCTGA
- a CDS encoding pentapeptide repeat-containing protein yields the protein MFSLPGLVALVALLFTWMQVGQTSKELRISEQGEITTRFNSAINNLGSDSTDVRLGGSYALERIMHDSTRDHPRVVSVLSAYLRLHASVAKAGKSANDRPPADVDAVMNVLAGRKAERDKGLTINLSHIDLSGWAPAYSRTRRGINLVSADLTGSELRQADFSYAQLDHASLDEADFSAAELTGARLRNAQLLADLREVSFLDADLSGAVFCDGSTPAQCADMGDVSFEGANLSQATLTGANLTEATFCPAPGVFLQEVRSGKQVGVRCARLRGTGLQRANLEGLNLSRADLTDAVLIEARLARVDLRRANLAGAKLSRCDLSGARLAEGDLTGANLAGANLRGANLDGATLDGVRGLPPSLRPASQQGTN from the coding sequence TTGTTCAGCCTTCCGGGACTGGTCGCCCTCGTAGCCCTGTTGTTCACGTGGATGCAGGTGGGCCAAACCAGTAAGGAACTGCGGATCAGCGAGCAAGGGGAGATCACAACCCGGTTCAACTCTGCAATCAACAACTTGGGATCCGACTCCACAGATGTACGCCTCGGTGGGAGCTACGCCCTGGAGCGCATCATGCATGACTCAACCCGCGATCACCCGAGGGTAGTTTCAGTGCTGTCGGCCTACCTCCGGCTCCATGCTTCTGTGGCGAAAGCCGGCAAATCCGCGAACGACCGGCCGCCCGCTGATGTCGATGCGGTGATGAACGTCTTGGCCGGACGCAAAGCCGAGCGCGACAAAGGGTTGACAATCAACTTGAGCCACATCGACCTGAGCGGGTGGGCGCCGGCGTATTCACGTACTCGGCGCGGTATCAATCTGGTGAGCGCGGACCTTACGGGTTCCGAACTCAGGCAGGCGGATTTCAGCTATGCCCAGCTTGACCATGCGTCCCTGGATGAGGCCGACTTCAGCGCGGCGGAACTGACCGGAGCACGGCTGAGAAATGCGCAGCTCCTGGCCGATCTCCGGGAGGTGAGTTTCCTGGATGCGGACCTGAGCGGTGCAGTGTTCTGCGATGGTTCCACACCTGCTCAGTGTGCGGACATGGGCGACGTTTCGTTTGAAGGTGCGAATCTAAGTCAGGCCACTCTCACTGGGGCAAATCTCACCGAAGCGACATTTTGTCCAGCTCCGGGGGTTTTTCTCCAGGAAGTCAGGAGCGGGAAGCAAGTTGGTGTCAGGTGCGCTCGCCTGCGGGGCACGGGCCTTCAGCGTGCGAACCTCGAAGGGCTGAATCTGTCCAGGGCGGATCTGACTGATGCCGTCCTGATCGAGGCACGATTGGCCAGAGTTGACCTGCGCCGAGCGAACCTGGCCGGGGCGAAACTATCCCGTTGCGACCTGTCCGGAGCGCGCCTGGCAGAGGGGGATCTCACCGGAGCCAACCTCGCCGGGGCAAATCTCAGGGGGGCGAACCTGGATGGGGCCACACTCGACGGTGTGCGCGGTCTGCCGCCGTCCCTGCGTCCAGCCTCCCAGCAAGGTACTAACTGA
- a CDS encoding nuclear transport factor 2 family protein, with amino-acid sequence MSLSPREVFLRLVHGVADGNSSELPDLYGEVTDVRHPMATPESEPLTSRRALREHFTVPPEMRESLPKRSVVDVVVHETADPEVIVAEFAYEFTLPDDARSKVPCVFVMRVRDGQIIESRDYIDPIRTYTARGDLDRLLASLRKGVS; translated from the coding sequence GTGAGTCTGAGTCCGCGTGAGGTGTTTCTCCGCCTTGTTCATGGGGTCGCCGACGGGAACTCAAGCGAGTTGCCTGACCTGTACGGCGAGGTTACCGATGTCCGGCATCCGATGGCGACGCCGGAGTCCGAGCCGTTGACGAGTCGGCGTGCGCTCCGGGAGCACTTCACGGTGCCGCCGGAAATGCGGGAGTCCTTGCCGAAGAGGAGTGTCGTCGATGTCGTCGTCCACGAGACCGCCGATCCTGAAGTGATCGTCGCCGAGTTCGCCTACGAGTTCACGTTGCCGGACGACGCCAGGTCCAAGGTGCCCTGCGTCTTCGTCATGCGTGTGCGGGACGGTCAGATCATCGAGTCTCGCGACTACATCGACCCGATCCGTACGTACACGGCACGCGGGGACCTCGACCGCCTCCTCGCGTCGTTGCGCAAGGGCGTTTCCTAA